One Oenanthe melanoleuca isolate GR-GAL-2019-014 chromosome 3, OMel1.0, whole genome shotgun sequence DNA segment encodes these proteins:
- the BEND3 gene encoding BEN domain-containing protein 3 has protein sequence MNSAEITDDDEVKIPKKNVKVETENDDEALDCSVTSRSAEKHSLDGSVTCLQDSSKRKQTSLGCDGSGGQQDALPSVKKRRFAQEGSLSNMRNRDAGSPTQVNTEQPTKNKNSNVAWLCEEESFSDIITPSYKKPLYGISHKITEKKNPPGAEQFASFELFEKINPSSPSQIRTLNDQRKRDSATAIAVAAATADSESNIYSLIQKMFYTLNTLNTNMTQLHSKVDLLSLEVSRIKKQVSPAESVADFKPPPEYQLTSTELKQIMDQSTSGGDLACRLLVQLFPELFSDDEFGRSCSACGFLNKRKLESLHLQLIRNYVEVCYPSVKNTAVWQLECLPQVNDFFNRFWAQREMENSQQNVQSSSFYETEQVESSHFMEDKEQEEALSLDRSNVIASDYMLDAQDLNEFLDEASSPGEFSVFLLHRLFPELFDHRKLAERYSCFGDSGKQLLDPHRLQIIRRYTEIYFPDVQEEEAWLQQCVQRINDELESTYMDGSECDQMRDDCYDSSSLPDDVSIIKVEDSFEYEKPGRRSKKIWLVPIDFDKLDFPPPDFDVPVPDYLLNKEQIKSIYESSLSIGNFASRLLVLLFPELFTHENLRKQYNCSGSLGKKQLDPTRIKLIRHYVQILYPRAKNDRVWTLEFVGKLDERCRRRDTEQRRSYQQQRKIHVPGPDRREFLTYAINPERFREEFEGPPLPPERSSKDFCKIPLDELVVPNPDFPVPSLYLLSDKEIREIVQQSLSVGNFAARLLVRLFPELFTPENLRLQYNHSGACNKKQLDPIRLRLIRHYVEAVYPVEKMEEVWHYECIPSIDERCRRPNRKKCDILKKAKKAKKVSGSLNC, from the coding sequence GGCTCCCTTTCAAACATGAGGAACAGAGATGCTGGCTCACCCACTCAGGTAAACACAGAGCAGCCAACCAAGAACAAGAATTCTAATGTAGCATGGCTCTGTGAAGAAGAATCCTTCAGTGACATAATCACTCCGTCTTATAAAAAACCTCTCTATGGCATCTCACACAAAATCACAGAGAAGAAGAACccaccaggagcagagcagtttgCTTCTTTTGAGTTGTTTGAAAAAATCAACCCCAGCAGTCCCTCGCAAATTCGGACTTTGAACGATCAACGCAAGAGGGACTCGGCCACAGCCATTGCAgtagcagcagccacagcagattCAGAATCAAATATATATTCTTTgatacagaaaatgttttacaCGCTGAACACCCTCAATACCAATATGACTCAGCTTCACAGTAAAGTTGACCTGTTGTCTCTGGAGGTTAGCAGAATTAAAAAGCAGGTCAGTCCAGCAGAGTCCGTTGCTGACTTCAAGCCTCCCCCGGAGTACCAGCTGACTTCTACAGAACTCAAACAAATCATGGATCAAAGCACATCAGGCGGAGACCTGGCTTGCCGCTTGCTCGTGCAGCtcttcccagagctcttcagTGACGATGAGTTCGGCAGGAGCTGCAGCGCATGTGGCTTTCTCAACAAAAGGAAACTTGAATCTCTTCATCTCCAGCTTATTCGTAACTATGTGGAAGTTTGTTACCCTTCTGTGAAGAATACAGCTGTGTGGCAGTTGGAGTGTTTGCCTCAAGTCAATGATTTTTTCAATAGATTTTGGGCtcaaagggaaatggaaaacagtCAACAGAATGTGCAATCATCCAGTTTTTATGAGACGGAGCAGGTCGAATCCTCTCATTTTATGGAGGATAAAGAGCAGGAAGAAGCTTTGTCCTTGGACAGGAGTAATGTCATTGCCTCTGATTACATGCTGGATGCTCAGGATCTCAATGAATTCTTAGATGAAGCTTCTTCACCAGGagagttttctgttttcttgttaCACAGACTGTTTCCAGAACTCTTTGACCACAGAAAATTAGCTGAAAGGTACAGCTGCTTTGGAGACTCTGGAAAACAACTGCTGGATCCTCATCGGCTTCAGATAATCCGTAGGTACACTGAAATTTACTTTCCAGATGTGCAAGAAGAAGAAGCCTGGTTGCAGCAGTGTGTTCAGCGAATAAATGATGAGCTTGAAAGTACATATATGGATGGAAGTGAATGTGACCAGATGAGAGATGACTGTTACGATTCTTCTAGTTTACCAGATGATGTATCAATCATAAAAGTGGAAGACAGTTTTGAATATGAAAAGCCTGGCAGACGGTCAAAAAAAATTTGGCTTGTACCCATAGATTTTGACAAACTTGACTTTCCCCCTCCTGATTTTGATGTGCCTGTCCCGGATTACCTGTTGAACAAAGAACAGATTAAAAGCATATATGAAAGCAGTCTTTCCATAGGCAACTTTGCATCTCGATTGCTTGTTCTCTTATTTCCTGAACTATTTACTCATGAAAACTTACGGAAGCAATACAACTGTAGCGGATCTTTAGGCAAGAAACAGCTCGACCCCActagaattaaattaattcgACATTATGTGCAGATACTGTACCCCAGAGCAAAGAATGACAGAGTGTGGACATTGGAGTTTGTTGGGAAGCTTGATGAGAGGTGTCGACGAAGAGACACGGAGCAAAGGCGCTCGTACCAACAGCAACGGAAAATCCACGTGCCAGGGCCCGACAGGAGGGAATTTCTCACCTATGCAATAAACCCTGAGAGATTTCGGGAAGAATTTGAAGGGCCACCACTGCCACCGGAAAGAAGTAGCAAGGATTTTTGCAAGATACCACTTGATGAACTTGTTGTTCCTAATCCAGACTTCCCTGTGCCTTCTCTGTATTTGCTGTCTGATAAGGAGATAAGAGAGATTGTGCAGCAGAGCCTGTCAGTCGGCAACTTTGCTGCCAGGCTTCTTGTGAGACTCTTTCCTGAACTCTTTACTCCGGAGAATCTGAGACTGCAGTACAACCATTCAGGTGCTTGTAATAAGAAGCAGCTTGATCCCATCAGACTGAGACTGATCCGTCATTACGTGGAGGCAGTTTATCCTGTGGAGAAAATGGAAGAAGTGTGGCATTATGAATGTATACCGAGCATCGATGAAAGGTGCCGGCGTCCTAACAGAAAAAAGTGTGATATACTGAAAAAAGctaagaaagcaaaaaaagtgtCAGGCTCTTTAAACTGCTAA